In Streptomyces sp. SID8374, one genomic interval encodes:
- a CDS encoding IclR family transcriptional regulator C-terminal domain-containing protein encodes MGDQAGPEPTVSVQRDLRLLEAAGAHPAGAPAERLAREAELAPPLAEEHLRALVQDGYLRELDDGAFALPDRGPSPDAVEGEGTWTQRLRPLLTSLRDGLSAAAYLTLYDEGEIRVLQIVDSPQAPRVDLWVGFEDAGHATALGKSVLGGLDEEARANYLSRHPLADLTSHTITHREELLRELDASPMAPLSMDREEYRRGTTCIAVRVYCGDQVGSLGISFRSDRMYRTSEVRAELLSSARRVTRRLTIPE; translated from the coding sequence ATGGGTGACCAGGCCGGCCCCGAGCCCACCGTGTCCGTCCAGCGGGACCTCCGGTTGCTGGAGGCCGCTGGGGCACATCCGGCGGGCGCGCCCGCGGAGCGGCTGGCCCGGGAGGCCGAGCTGGCGCCGCCCCTGGCCGAGGAGCACCTGCGGGCGCTGGTGCAGGACGGCTATCTCCGGGAACTGGACGACGGAGCGTTCGCCCTGCCCGACCGGGGCCCGTCCCCGGACGCCGTCGAGGGCGAGGGGACCTGGACACAGCGCCTGCGCCCGCTCCTGACCTCCCTGCGCGACGGCCTCTCCGCCGCCGCCTATCTGACGCTGTACGACGAGGGGGAGATCCGGGTCCTCCAGATCGTCGACAGCCCGCAGGCGCCCCGGGTCGACCTCTGGGTGGGCTTCGAGGACGCCGGGCACGCCACGGCGCTGGGCAAGAGCGTGCTGGGCGGGCTGGACGAGGAGGCCCGCGCCAACTACCTCTCCCGCCACCCCCTGGCCGACCTCACGTCCCACACCATCACGCACCGCGAGGAGTTGCTCCGGGAGCTGGACGCGTCGCCGATGGCACCGCTCTCCATGGACCGGGAGGAGTACCGGCGGGGCACGACCTGCATCGCCGTACGGGTGTACTGCGGCGACCAGGTCGGCTCGCTCGGCATCTCCTTCCGCTCGGACCGGATGTACCGGACCAGCGAGGTCAGGGCCGAGCTGCTGTCCTCGGCCCGGCGTGTCACCCGCAGGCTGACGATCCCGGAGTGA